From a single Oceanobacillus kimchii X50 genomic region:
- a CDS encoding methionine ABC transporter ATP-binding protein, whose product MISIEGLSKVFSLNKKDIKAVDSLTLNIEDGDIYGVIGYSGAGKSTFVRLINRLEEPTSGKVTIGDQIITELNKSDLRVARQDIGMIFQHFNLLWSRTVEDNIGFPLEIAGVDKQERKRRVKELIGLVGLEGREKSYPSQLSGGQKQRVGIARALANSPKVLLCDEATSALDPETTNQILSLLQDINEKLNLTIILITHEMHVIRKICNRVAVMEQGKVVEEGQVLDVFTNPKQSVTRKFVEQVMSSNEDSDMSTIVENYPNGVLYRIHFLGETTNQTLISQIAKQFSVDLNIIQGNITQTQAGSYGALVVQVTGNDSEIERARSFIESQESVELEVIQHAK is encoded by the coding sequence TTGATATCCATAGAAGGGTTAAGTAAAGTATTTTCATTAAATAAAAAAGACATCAAAGCTGTAGACTCATTGACCCTCAATATTGAAGATGGCGATATTTATGGCGTAATCGGTTATAGTGGAGCCGGAAAGAGTACGTTTGTACGTTTAATAAATCGACTAGAGGAACCTACATCTGGAAAAGTAACAATAGGAGATCAAATAATCACGGAATTAAATAAAAGTGATCTTCGTGTTGCACGACAAGATATAGGTATGATATTTCAACATTTTAATTTATTATGGTCACGTACGGTAGAGGACAATATTGGGTTTCCTTTAGAAATTGCTGGTGTTGATAAGCAAGAAAGAAAACGTAGAGTAAAAGAATTAATTGGATTAGTTGGTCTTGAAGGTAGAGAGAAATCATATCCTTCACAATTAAGCGGCGGACAAAAACAGCGTGTTGGAATTGCTAGAGCCCTAGCGAATTCCCCTAAAGTATTACTATGTGATGAAGCTACTTCTGCTCTAGATCCAGAAACGACTAATCAAATCTTATCATTATTACAAGACATTAATGAGAAATTAAATTTAACGATAATCTTAATTACCCATGAAATGCATGTTATTCGTAAAATTTGTAATCGTGTAGCTGTAATGGAGCAAGGAAAAGTAGTAGAAGAGGGACAAGTCCTAGATGTGTTTACAAATCCGAAACAATCAGTGACTAGAAAGTTCGTTGAACAGGTTATGAGTTCTAATGAGGATAGTGATATGTCAACGATCGTTGAAAATTATCCGAATGGGGTTTTATATCGAATTCATTTCTTAGGGGAGACTACAAATCAAACCTTAATCAGTCAGATAGCTAAACAATTTTCTGTAGATTTAAATATTATCCAAGGAAATATCACACAGACACAAGCAGGCAGCTATGGAGCATTGGTAGTTCAAGTAACGGGGAACGACAGTGAAATT